Part of the Lates calcarifer isolate ASB-BC8 linkage group LG6, TLL_Latcal_v3, whole genome shotgun sequence genome, GGTCTGAAGAAGGAGGCCGGCAACGGGAACATGAATCGCGCCAGTCTGGACGACACCTATGCCATGGGAGAGGGCCTGAAGAGGAGCGCCCTCAGCAGCTCCCTGCGAGACCTCTCCGAAGCAGGTACAGCCAAAACGTCTTtgtttttgaggtttttttgtttttttattttaaccagcCGGTTCTTTCACGGAAAAGTATTCTCCTTCTGTCATCCACCTCTCTGCGATGACACCAAGGAGATATATAATAGCAAAATGTTGTTTCACGGCACCATACATTGACTCCAGAGTTCTCCCCTTTAAATCCACTACCTAACTCACTCATGATTGGATAGTTTGGTCTAGACAGGTACTTTGTTTTATACTCAGTTTACTTTGTTTAAGAGACTTTAACAATTCAAAGACTGAATACAGACCTATTTGAGAAGAGGTTAAATGTTGACAAAGataagatttatttttctaGATCTGTCTTCTCAGTGATGAATGAAATTGATGGGCAGTTGTCACCCTTAATCATTTGGATAAGTTTACATTACATTCCCCACTCATGTTTTTTATcgtcactttttaaattttatttttatgtagcACTTTTTGCATTCCTAAGTTTTGTTTTATCCAAAGACATTTCATGATGATCTTGTGTTTTATTCAAAAACCATGTGGCATTTCCTCTCATGTATATTTGTGAACCAAACAAATCAGCACTGATGTTTACCATTCTTAAGCAGCGACGAGATCAAGATTTAGCCTCAAGTCATTTCACATCCATGAATATCAGTGTTTAACACAGCCGCTGTGTCTCTGAAACAAGAATACATTTCATTCATTACAGATAACAGCTATGTGAAGTTATCGGGTGATTAACTTGATAACAAAATGAAATCCAGTCAGGGGTCTGCCTCACTGTTGGCAACATGATACGCTTTGTTCTTATGATCACTTCTTCAATGGGAAATGATAGgtcagacagtgaagaagtcCCTCTGCCCTCctgtctcctgtgtttttttttcaatgcagGATGTGGCATGTTATCGGGGTCATTTTTGttaagtgttttctttttgtttgccatACTCCATTTCATGTGTATTTACTGTGTTATTTCCATACACATCAGGTATTTTCCTGTTTATGTGTGATTATTGGTCATGTATCATTGGCTGAGTGTGCCTAACAACGGCAAAAGTGCTCTGTCCGCCCTCAGACCTGTATATGCCTGTACATCCCATGTGCAACAACCACTGTATTGCTTTTGATGTGTCTCCTCCTTTGTGACTGTCACTGAGACTGGCTTTTTGCCAACATAGACCCTAATGAAAATCTACATCTTGTGGCAACATTAAGAACGAGTTGTCATATTTTtatcaagacaaaaaaaatctgggaAAAGAATTTGTTTAGGCATCAACCTTAATGAAAGTATTTAGAAGTATCCTGCAGTTTTTTGGTAAAACTTCCTTGGTCTATCAAACTCGATGCTCACGGAGACCATATTGGTTAAGaaaatgcattcaaaattttaaagCATGACTTGAATGAGCCATCAGTTCGAGGTGCGTTTTCAAAACTTAACTCACTGAAATGACATAAATGCAGCTTTTAGTTTCCAACCTGAATGAAGATGTGACTTCGCTGTACAGTTAGCCACAGTGCCACCTATCACCCACCACACTCCCAGACCTGAAcgccctctcctcccttccccGCCCATATTTGGACCTTACTCACAGTCACAATCCATTGCACTGCCCCCCCAACGGGACGGGTGGGGTGGCCTAAACGTCTGTAGTCGATCCAGGAAGTGCTGTCGATCTCTAATCTGTGGTATTGCATGTCTCGGGCAGGCAAGCGGGGGCGTCGCAGCAGTGCAGGATCACTAGACAGCAATATGGAAGTAAGTTTGAAGCAGCTGGTATCCAAGCTACTCTCTATGTGATGATGtgcactgtgaaaacacaccatTTATTTTTTGGTCTTACACCTTTGCTTCATAGACTCAGTCCATTTGTTTggatcatttatttttcttcctggGATGCCTTATAACCTGCTTGCCTCAGTTAGTGTGCATGCATGGGTTGCCTGCCTCTGGTCCTGCCCCCTTTTTTGGAAGCCAGAGATCTCCTGTTTTGGTCATGTTATATGACCAATATACACTTTATCTTCAAACAAGCATGACTCTACTAATCCCTCCTCTGATCCCCTCCCTTTGTcgcctgtctctgtctttcattcAATCACATCCAAGCGGTTTTCATTTGGTTCTTCTTCTCTGAGGCAGGGTGGTAGCTCTGTAAGAAACTAGAAAACAGTATGTCTCCTGAAGCCCCTATCTCTGTCCgagtttgtcttttttctcttatcCACAACTTCTCTTTAAATGCTGTAAGTTTCAGGGGGGAACGTAGCCTTCGTAGTCAGAGGtcttctaatgttttttttttttttcacacgGACTTATAAAGATGTggatttcattcattcatctttcaCTCATTTCATGTGTCCATGAGTTCATGTGTTGGGTTGGAAGTCTGGAACCCTGAAAATTTCATTCTGCTTTTCAAAGTCGTCATACGGTCTTTCTCCAGTCTTAGATGACGCATGTGCCAAAAAGGAAaagcttctcttttttttttttagggtgaATTCATTCCTGGATAGTGAGTAGTGTCGGACCAGAGCAGGGGGGAAAAGTGTCCAGGCCTGTTGTTAAGTCTGCACACAAGAGCTTAGTTCCTCCTGCCTTCTGACTTCTAGCTGAATGCTAATGTGTGGATGACGAGTTTGCCTGTCACATCCTCTGCATGTGGAAACTATGCCTCCATTGATTATAACATGTTGCATGTGTGACTTGTAGAGGGTTTGGCACACTGACTGCAATGAAGATGAAATGTTGTTACTCTTGTTAATGTCATTATTTATATCTCTAATGGTATTTACGTAATCACTGTTTCAGGCCAGTTAGCTCCTTAACAGCAGAGCTCCTTTGAATATAGGGCTCCCATCATCATGAAGTGTTTGCCCAAGCTGAAATATTCTTAGTGTTGCTGCTGCCtatcatgaaaacatttttagtttcTCATTTGCATGCCCTATAACATTTTGCTACTTGTTTATCTGAGATAAGACAACTGTGAATTCATCCTGCTGGTGCTTTGCAGCTGTAGTATAGTAGCTGTTGTGCAGTAGCACTTGCACAGTGTCTGACGGACCTGCTGTTACCTTCTTTCCTTCCTGCAGGGGTCCATCATTAGCAGTCCGCACACACGCCGGAGAGCCACCACGCCACGTGAGGGCGCGCCCCGCggccatccctccatccctaACTCCGCATCGACTTCCATCCTCGGGTCGCTCTTTGGCAGCAAGCGAGGCAAACCGCCATCCCAGAGCCACCCCTCTTACACTCAAACCGGTCACCCCACCCTCATATCCCACAAGCCCCACCCGACCAACCTACACCACACGGCACAGGTGGTGCACGCAGTGCAGACCCAACTCCAAGGTCACCACCCACAGTACTGCCCACAGAACCCGCCGCcttaccaccaccaccaccactaccacccccctccccacacGCAGTACCACCAGCACCCGGCTTACGCCTCGCATGCACACCAACACGCCCACTCGCAGCACAGCCATTACAGCCAGCATTCCCATCACACCTCGCACTCCCAGCACGCCGCTCACCACCACAGTCAGCAAGCGGGTTCGGCACCTGGTGGGCCCAAACCCAAACACAGTGGCATCAGCACCGTAGTGTGATGCTcctaaacacagagaggagaagcgTGAAGGGAACTTAATGAAGGAGGGACAATTGCTTACACCAAAGGGACTGACAGCATAACTCTATGGCCTGTccactgtgttttactgctgctgtgatggAAACCAGTCACACGCAGTCACCTTTTTCACCTCCAGGTCCAACTAATATGCAGGATGGAAATCGGACTCAAATCTTCCACTAGGGGCCTTTACTAGTCTGCCTGATCATGGGCTCAGCCCTGTCAGGGTTTTGTGGGGGGAGGGGATAGTTCTGTACAGGAAgatgctctttgtttttcacacacacaaacacacacacacacacacacacacacacatacaccgcCCGGCCGTGACGGCTGAcgagaaaatgtgtttttctcaccaAGTCGCTCCCCACTTGCTTCATCATTCCCTCAATAGCCTGTCTTACCTTCACATAATCAGGAGGGAAGACGACCTGAGACCGAGAACATGgctgactgttttctctgtcacagtgaTGGCATAATTTCTTGTGCACAGGAAGTCAACTTTCAACTATTTGGTTTGCAGATCCTACCATCATATGAATGCTATTTGTCGTTGCCTCCCGTAGAGCTCATATGTAGTGAAGAACCTAGGTATAATCATTTCACACTAACTTAAATCAAAGGACAGGTAAACAACTGAGTCGACCATCTCAGTCATAGTAGTTCTAGTGCTGTATTTACTGTAGATGACAGCTATATGTGTTGTCTCCTAGCTCTCATAAATAAATGTGCCAATTATTAATGCATAATCTATTTAGTCAAGacttcatgtacagtatattgtgcGTAAAGTAATTTGTAAGATTATACttacaattattattatcagcAAAAATTTTATCAGTATTATACTGACTCTGTGGTAACGGGATGTAGATCTGCAAGGAGTGAACTCCCATTCAGTCCAGCCTATATAATCtattttagaattttttgcCTTTCAAATGGATCAGAGGGAGCTTCTGGATGGCAGCTGTTGCATATGGGCTTCAAAATGCTGTGCTGTCACAGCTGAGGCATCAGAGCAGACTTCCTGTCAGCTTTCACAAATGATAAACTGGGCTGATTGCTTGTTTTGATCTCAGTTTACTTCTCGCACTGTGGCTGCTTAAACTGTAAAAAGTCATGAAGATCAAGAGTGAAGGGACATTTTGAATACACTCAGAGGCTCAGTTCGTGTTACAAATGGACCCAAAGAACGTGTTGAACATGTTAAGTCTGTCACCTTTAACATATACAACAGCTGCTCTCTTGACtcttaaaaatcaaaaacagaaatcctTTTCAAATCTTCTTTTGCCTTGTTtagtatatttttttcattcatcagcAAAGTTTGGTGAGTGAATAAAATCAGTTCCTACATAGtaagtatttttttcatcttttttctatCGTGTGCAATATCTTTGTACTGATTTTGTACATTAAGAACAAGCAAGGTATCCCTCCAATTTGTGCGTTTTTCATGTTGcgtcattatttatttatatttctctttttttggttttgtttttgtttttgaccccTGTCAGAGTCTTTAGGTAAATTAATGTGTGGCTGTCCTCGTGGTCTTATGAGAGGTACAGACTTGGAGTTCAGTGGAATGTCTAGTGAGTGATTTTTTTGCATGTAATGTTATTGATGTGAGGCTATCCTCTGCACATTGTATAACAAATCAGTGTTACCATAGCAAGTTTAAGTGCAATCATGTTCAGAAAATGCAGACTTGTACTGAGAGTGGAAGTAAGTCTGCTATCTTGTTGTCCAGGACGAGATtcaggtgaaaaaaaataaatctttttttcatttaagaaTATATAAATACTTACTTATACAGTTCACAGTGGAAAGAggaatgtgtgtatatattttaataaaaaggaATATGCTTCTCTTTGGGctgaacagaaatattttgCTGGATAAGCACATATGAAAgaacactttcattttttcaggAATTGCAGTTATAATACAAAATGCAAACTGAACAAAAGAACTGGGTATATGTAAAGAATAACTTTCTACATTCTACAAATAAGAGTCTATTCTAGTGTGTAAATTAGTGACAGTAATCTGTTTGTCCCAATATTCAggttgtaaatgtattttaacattCACAAAGAAAACCATTGCCATAAGTCAGGCTTATTCTCACATATTTCTCCTCATATGAATTAATGAAGACAGTTCGGACAGCAGACATATCACATATGGGACATTAATGATCAGTTGAATGTGTCTTTCCATTGATTCCATATTTTTGCTAGAACTCTGAAAACTTGGGACGACGAAAACCGAGAAACCTGTTTATTTTTAGTGTTTGCTGTAGTGCTTCAAATGTCTACAAGTCATTCTTTGTGAGAATGTCCCCCAACAATGCACTGCATGGATCTGATGCATCATGTGTCCTATTCACTGTGAgctgatggaggaaaaaaaaatcagcgtATAAATTATGACTCCTGCTTTGGTTTTTGACTAATTTGGAATTTCCTGATGTTGACATGTTCTTGTTATTAGTTAGGTAGTTATTGGAAGCTCAGCATGCATTTCATCAACAAAGCCATTGTGTaaattacaaacattaaaaaaacattgcacTTCCGTTGCTGAGGGCTTTCATCATGTAAATATGGGGATTTTGATGTGCAAACTGATGAACTGCATGGCAGGAGGGTTTGTCTTTATGAAGCTGTAAAGGGACCAACACGGGGGTTAAAGGAGCTGTACATAATGTGTATATGATCAGTAGTCTATTCTGATATCTGCAGTCAAGATCAGGATGTATATACATCACCTCATAGATGGATGTGAGGGGTGATATATGAACATATCGATTGTCTCAGCCTCCAGCTGTCGTGAACTGACATTTGCtgtagaaatttaaaaaaacagactgttAGAAAGTTTGCTGCCATTTACATCCAGCTCTTTTCATACATGCAACCCCCActacacatacatacaactgTACACACGGACAAACGTACACACATCCTGCTGCAAGCTGTTCAGTGTGGCgtgagacacatttttaaaaaaaaaaaggaaaagacaagaatgGCCTCATTTATATGTGCATTCTGTTTGTACAGTGAGTAGTGAGTCAGTAAGACCCCAGTTATTGTAAAACTTCAACTGTGACAATGTTGAGAACGCAAAATAAACGACTATATGACTTATGGTACAcatgtgttgtctttgctctcCAGTGTATTTTACCATACAGTGCTTTATCTCATTGAGTACTCAGTCAACTGTCAGTGTGACTCAAAGGAAACAAACCCGCTTTTATTCCCTTTTTTGTATAATGCATTTCATGTTAGTGCCTTATCTTAAGACTCTCATATCTTCCACTTGCAGGTCCAACAATACTTTCCACTCATGTTGCACCATTTCCACTAGAGGGCgtgctgtaaaatgaaaagaaaaatctgtgcCATTACACCACCTATGGGTAAGAAGAGTTTCTGCTGGACAGTTCCTCCATGGATCAACAAGTGAAAATTAGTATTCATACACTTACCTTTTAGCTTCAGACCACTTCTTTGAAGCTGTGAAAGTGTggcatttttttcttgcatgGTAGATTTTCTTGGATCACCAGTGTTCAGACTTAGTATATGTCCATTCTGCTCTGTAGCTCCAAATTTCCATTaagaaacattttctccttGGCCTCAAGCTCATTCAGTGTTTGGCTGCCAAAATATCTCATAGGTACATTCAAATTCACATAAAGCTGTATGTGCTCCCAGCTGTATTTTGCAGTAAAGTGCCCCTTTTGCCCTCAGCACTGTAGTGGATGTCAGTAATAAACACAGCATGAGAGAGCCTCAGATAGCCTCTGCCACTGTTTTTAATAGATAAAACCTTATCTCCTGTAAGCAGATGGATTTCCTTCATGTCAAATGCGCCATAAATGTGCAGTGTTATTGGTGCATTGCTCACACTGACGTGGCTCTGTAGTGGGTGTGTAATTATTTAGAGTTTGGTAAGACGTCAGTTACAAAACAGGGCCACCTTCGGGGTCAGAAGAGCTTTGGAAATACTCTAACAAACAGTGTCTGCATAATGAGATTTTAAGGATGATTGGCACTACAAGTTGTGATGTCCAAGTTGGCTTGACTCTAAAAGGTTTGtattctttcttcttctttttttttttttaaccatttgaTGATTTGACTTTCACTTTGTCATCTGGCCATATCTCAATCCTTATCTTTATTACAGCTTCAAAGGAAAGTTTCATTTAGGCCACATTCTGCAGATggactgttgtttgtttattgccTGATTTTAATCTTGTGTTAGTACACAGCTTTATGTACGAGATCTGATTTTAGAGTGCAATATAACAGCACTGAGAACATTCTCAGAAGCACTCTCACTGTTTTGTAATAATTAATTTCGCAGGCTGGAAATTACAGTTCAAATAGGAAATAATCTTTTTTTGATCCTACAGGATGCTCTCTGGTTTAAGCTTTGCCGTCTTCCTCCTCTTGACCACATCAAGTGCAGATACTACTGTTCGACCGTGTCTATGCTCAGCCCCTCCGTCTGTTGGTCTGCAAGTAAACTGCAGCTCTTTAAACCTCATGGAGCTGCCTTCTCTGCCCTCAGACATCACAGAGCTCCATGTGCAGGACAATCGGCTCACCTCTGTGTCTACAGGCCTGTTTGACAGACTGGTTGGTCTGAAAAAGGTCTCTCTATCTGGAAACCCCTTCCACTGTGACTGCAAGATCCAATACCTGAGGAACTGGTTGCTGAAGAACAGAGCTATTGTTTTAAAGGAGCCCACCTGCGCCAGTCCAAGCTCTGTGGCTCAGAAAGCCATCACTGAACTCAGTGATgattacttttctttttgtgttctGGCAAACTGCACTAATGGGACTTACAACACCGTAATGGGAGTGATGCTATGCTGCGTCATCATTCTCCTTCTGTGGAGCTTGAGACTGGCCAAAACATCCACCTTCACTCTGTCCATagatgagagacacacaggattTGAGGCTGATTCTTTGCGCTCACTGAGGCCCAAACACAGAAAGAGGCTGCACGCTGCGCTGTCAGAGATCAGTGTAGACTCAGATTCTCTCACTTGTGAGGAAGATCTAGAGAGGCCACTTCTCAACATGGAGTTACTGCCACAAGTTCTGGATATTCTGCACAAGAAGCACAATATAAAGATCAAGGCTACATGAGAAACCTTTTTGTCTACAGCAGTATTTAAAAACCCAGGGGTGAGGGCAGTGACAAGGCAGCACAATagatttctttctgtttttttggaATAAAATTGATGTATTACTGAACATCTAGAGCTCTGTCCCCTGCAACTTCTTCCAAGTAAATTTTTACTTATTTAGGCATTAAATGCACTGGATAACTGTATGAAAAATTCCagttattaaatattttgtacagTGGACCTAAAGGTAAAAGCTAcagcatttcacaaaacacaaagacaaacactacaacatttaaaaaacaacaacaaaatctttaaaaatgttacattacaACTTAACAATGTATTGTTATAATGTTTAAACCCTGTAGGTTTTTGAAGTCCGCAGCCTCAGAAGAAAGACTTACTAACTCTAAGAAATAAACTTCAAGTGGTCAGATGGCTCAAGCTGTTAGAAGTCAGCTTTGTAGTTCAGAGGGCATTGGTTCAAATCTTACAAGAGGCAAATAATTTTTAAGTTaaagacaaaatgcaaacattcaAAGGCTCAAAGAGGATCATATTAAATAGCTCATGACATTAGATGCCTGCTTGGTATTTCTCAGGTTGCAGGTTTGATTATAGGTGAAGTTCAACACCCAAGGGTGAAGACTGAAAATTGCTCAGAGGATCCAAATGCAAAGGGTACTCAGTGACGTGGTGGATTTGTTTGCGGCCACTAAGGTTGTACTGGTTCTGGAGTGGCTGGTTCAAATCCATCTGTTGCTGGTACCTGGAGCATGGGCAGGGACAGGATAGATTAGGACAGGGATGGGGGGGCAGTAGACTAGGAGAAGGAGGTTGAAGTGGAGGATGTCTCCCCTTGGGGGACCCCAGAGAAAGAGGCAAGGATTATCAGAACGTTATGAATGGCTGAAAGTTTATTGAGACATGACGGTGGGAGCCAAGTGTTTTCAGAAGTGCAACATTTGGCCAACTGGCCCTTCCACATTGACCTAACAAGAACTGGAGCACATGGAGAAAACATTTGGTAACTGCTAACCACTGCTTAAAGTATCAACACATTCattagattttctgtgtgtttaatgtgtcagtgcagttttttcATTGCTAACATGTGATTTAGGTCAAAACTTGATTCTTCTGTTAACTTATTTTGCATGCTTCAACTAAACAAGTTCTCTAGCCTAGTCTAGCTTGACTACACCTGTTTCCAGCTGTTAAGTAATGGAAAGTTACACACTTGAGTCTAGGTTGAACAAAGGTTAAATATCAAAAGTCTAAGTCAACAATAATTGGACATGCTTTGGTTTCTCCACGACAAAAGTGAAAAAGCCTTGTAGATGACAATCTAAAGCAAGCTCAGTTGTCCTTTACCTAGTATTTCTAGACACACCGTGAACCAGATATCCCAAATTCAATACATTTGTGTCAGTGACAACCTTTTCAACCAACTTactgcattacattttaattatgccTATTAATAATGATAAGATCTTTTAATAAGATCTTTTAATTTCCCATTACTGACAAACTGGAAACAGGTGTACATAGGCTAGGCCTGGCTATGATGCTAGTTtagctgaaacacacaaaattaGCAACCAGAAGAGTATGAAaagttaccaaatgtttgttccaCATACTCCAGCTCTTAGTAGCTCCATGTGGAAGGGTTAACTGCCACATAGGAAGTAGAGGTACCAGTGGGCTTATATACAGTTACTACTaatactttctttctttctttgttgcaTGGCACAATGTGTATattcagaataaataaatccttCACAATTCTAAATAACTAATCATAAAATAGATGTTTTACTGTGTCATCTGCTTAGGACAACCAACAAAATTCAGGGTGTTTGCGGGACAGACTGTACTGTGTAGGATGTAACAATTTGTCACATATCTGACAACTTAAAAATAGTTCATCTAATGGCCACTAGatgctgtgacaaaaaaaatatcttaattGAAGTGTAGATATTTAATAGACTGTAGCTATTTTGTGTAGATATTTTAGACACTTTAGAAGTATAACATCAACACAGTTTGTCCCAAAGTTGACACAACAACTTGATGAAAGAGTAGAAATTATAGCTGCAAATTGTCTGAATATTAACTAGAATGGTTGTGGATTTTCTGGTTTCAGGCACAGCTAACACTGAACACTTAGATTAAGATtagaaaacataatttaatcATTGATTAGATTTATAACACAGCACATGACTCACACACCTGGTATCTTGACAGAATGGAATCATCTCTCCCTGCTCTTGATTTCCAGTATCCTCTTGATTAGATCGGTTGGCTGGATCACTATTTAGTCAGATAACTATCTGACTAAAGATAACTATCTGACTAAATAGCTGACTGATAAGATGTTTACATTGTAAATCTGAGAGTTCAATTCTTGCTAGACTCAATGAATCTTTAAGTCCAAGATCAAAGTCCTACCTCCAACCTATGTGAAGTTTAGAAAccacatttgtgttgtttttcagttaatTTCTTGCATTTTCCTCTTTATTAACAACAACTTGTGGTACTTGCTGAGAGCTACTCATGATATCTCAGTCTGATTGATTTGAGCAACCCTAAATGAAGCAGACTGTAGGCATTTTGACAAATGATGGTAGCACGTCCCATGAGCAGAATCACTAGATGCATTCAACTTTTTGCTGCACTGCAAAGCGCTGACTTGACATGGTATATACCGGGGCTTAAAACAATGTATGACTGTTAGAAATTTTGTCCAACTTTCACCAGTACTATGCATTGTCACCATGTCACATGACATTAAAACCTTGTGGAGCAAGGCACCTACAGTTTTCTGCAGTTGCTTTCCTCCGGGTCTGCTGACTTGGAACCACTTCTGCGATGACAGCACTTTGCCTAGATTGGCTTAAGGCTTCACTGATGTGCATGccacaacaaatgttttttattttaagaactTCAAATCAGTTATTTCAGCCAAAGCTGATATAACTTATTTGATCTCCTCCTTCTAGCAGCCCATGTTTTACATTATGGGCACCAACAAAATAGTTTTAATTTCCAGATAGAAAGCTATTAATCAGTTTAGTTCAGGGGTTTGTCCTTATAGGTCATATTTTTTATCctttatatttaatttctttttgcCTTCCTGGTAATGAGGTTATTACTGTCAAGTCTATGATTCTCAATAAAAtagagataaataaaaaaatgtgatctctgGAAACTACCAGTTATTCCATATGTAAACTACTGACTGAGCTAGTTGAGCATTTATGTTTAATTACATAGAAACAGTCCATATCTTTATCATTTCAGATAAGTTGTAGGTAATTTCtgattgaggaaaaaaaacgcacacacacagttcatgtTGCGTAACTTCCTTATATTTTCTTAAGTTAGGGTATTTGCAGTAACTGAATTACTACAAATGGTCAAATATGGGGCAGTAAAAGCTTTTGATTAGCATTCTACTTGTATCTAAACAAAAGTTTAGTTCGCTTTTCCTTCAGGAATTAAAATTTCTACATCATAATTAACAGGTCACGGCAGGAGGATATGGTAACATTTAACAAAGATGAAAGTCTCTGATCTGTGCAAATACTGGTCAAGGCTCTCACAACTAGACATAATGAAGACAGACAGTACTATTAGAGGACAATATTGCACATCAAACAGTTGTTTTTACAATATTAACTCTTATATTCATGCATAGATTCTGCAGGATAAATGAGTaaacaaatgactaaaaatgCAATAATAAAATGTCACCTTGAGAGTAAAAGTCAAATGTTATCT contains:
- the gp9 gene encoding glycoprotein IX (platelet), producing MLSGLSFAVFLLLTTSSADTTVRPCLCSAPPSVGLQVNCSSLNLMELPSLPSDITELHVQDNRLTSVSTGLFDRLVGLKKVSLSGNPFHCDCKIQYLRNWLLKNRAIVLKEPTCASPSSVAQKAITELSDDYFSFCVLANCTNGTYNTVMGVMLCCVIILLLWSLRLAKTSTFTLSIDERHTGFEADSLRSLRPKHRKRLHAALSEISVDSDSLTCEEDLERPLLNMELLPQVLDILHKKHNIKIKAT